In one Halosimplex halophilum genomic region, the following are encoded:
- a CDS encoding MFS transporter, producing MSVHRIRGSSRRGLVSATLGFFVGFAGVVLYGPVATEFESAMGLSGLALGLLVGAPQLTGSLLRVPFGAWVDEVGPRKPFLVLLGLSIVGMAGLSVLLVTGYPGGLTMELYPLVFVCGALSGCGIATFSVGTTQTAYWYPKDRQGTVLAVYAGLGNSSPGLFTLLLPVALSALGLTTAYLVWFAFLLVGTVAYAALAVDPPSFQLREQGLDTDEARQRAEAYGQELFPGGDAFASIREAAAIPRTWALVALFFTSFGGFLALTVWLPTYWTAIHGMGVQGAGALTAVAFTLPAAILRVPGGYLSDRIGGEVTAVGSFVVVGLAALGLVVTRTYGTALGATVCLAVGVGVANAAVFQLVPKYVPEAVGGASGLVGGLGAFGGFVVPPVLGLFVDSFGESGYATGFVVFVALALASVALAERLYRTRASVGVDAAAAGD from the coding sequence ATGAGCGTGCATCGGATACGTGGCAGCTCGCGCCGGGGGCTGGTGTCGGCGACCCTGGGGTTCTTCGTGGGCTTCGCCGGCGTGGTGCTGTACGGGCCGGTCGCGACGGAGTTCGAGTCGGCGATGGGGCTGTCCGGGCTGGCGCTCGGGCTGCTCGTCGGCGCGCCCCAGCTGACGGGGTCGCTGCTGCGGGTCCCCTTCGGCGCGTGGGTCGACGAGGTCGGCCCGCGCAAGCCATTTTTAGTCCTCCTGGGCCTGTCGATCGTCGGGATGGCGGGGCTGTCGGTCCTGCTGGTGACGGGCTATCCCGGGGGACTGACGATGGAGCTGTACCCCCTGGTGTTCGTCTGTGGCGCCCTGAGCGGCTGCGGGATCGCCACCTTCTCCGTGGGGACCACCCAGACCGCCTACTGGTACCCGAAGGACCGACAGGGGACGGTACTGGCGGTGTACGCGGGGCTAGGCAACAGCTCGCCGGGGCTGTTCACGCTCCTGCTCCCCGTCGCGCTGTCGGCGCTCGGGCTGACGACCGCCTACCTCGTCTGGTTCGCGTTCCTCCTCGTCGGGACGGTCGCCTACGCCGCGCTGGCGGTCGACCCGCCCTCCTTTCAGCTGCGCGAGCAGGGCCTCGACACCGACGAGGCACGCCAGCGGGCCGAGGCGTACGGCCAGGAGCTGTTCCCGGGCGGCGACGCGTTCGCCTCGATCCGCGAGGCGGCGGCGATCCCGCGGACGTGGGCGCTCGTGGCGCTGTTTTTCACCTCCTTCGGGGGCTTCCTGGCGCTGACGGTGTGGCTGCCGACCTACTGGACGGCGATCCACGGGATGGGCGTCCAGGGAGCCGGGGCGCTGACGGCCGTCGCCTTCACCCTGCCGGCGGCCATCCTGCGGGTGCCGGGCGGGTACCTCAGCGACCGGATCGGCGGCGAGGTGACGGCGGTCGGGAGCTTCGTCGTCGTCGGCCTCGCGGCGCTGGGGCTCGTCGTCACGCGCACCTACGGCACCGCGCTGGGGGCGACCGTCTGCCTGGCCGTCGGGGTCGGCGTCGCCAACGCCGCCGTCTTCCAGCTCGTCCCGAAGTACGTCCCGGAGGCCGTCGGCGGCGCCTCGGGGCTGGTCGGCGGGCTCGGCGCGTTCGGCGGGTTCGTCGTCCCGCCGGTGCTGGGGCTGTTCGTCGATAGCTTCGGCGAGTCGGGCTACGCCACCGGCTTCGTCGTCTTCGTCGCGCTCGCGCTGGCGTCGGTCGCGCTCGCCGAGCGGCTCTACCGCACCCGCGCGAGCGTCGGGGTCGACGCCGCGGCCGCCGGGGACTGA
- a CDS encoding TrmB family transcriptional regulator, with translation MAQDASPAARAVAIDTLTELGLSTYAARTFVALVELGEGTAQDVSDVADVPRTRVYDAAAELRDRGLVDVRQSTPKRFWPVSASTGARHFERYYRHRVERLTEALDAVEPVDRADEQRGVWTVTGRETVTERVLELLDDAEEEVVFMTVESLLTDEVVDRLAAASDRGVSIRVSGLSDSVGAVLDERVPGIETFDSIWVGSDMPAGRLLMVDQQRALVSVLVEGEGDRPLEPRDETAIWGAGETNSLVVVLRAIFTWQLDGARD, from the coding sequence ATGGCTCAGGACGCATCGCCGGCGGCTCGCGCCGTCGCGATCGACACGCTCACCGAACTCGGGTTGAGTACCTACGCCGCGCGGACGTTCGTGGCGCTGGTCGAACTGGGCGAGGGGACGGCCCAGGACGTGAGCGACGTGGCCGACGTGCCGCGGACGCGCGTCTACGACGCCGCCGCCGAGCTACGGGACCGAGGGCTGGTCGACGTGCGCCAGTCGACGCCCAAGCGCTTCTGGCCCGTCTCGGCGTCGACGGGCGCGCGCCACTTCGAGCGGTACTACCGCCACCGCGTCGAGCGACTGACCGAGGCGCTCGACGCGGTCGAACCCGTCGACCGCGCCGACGAGCAACGCGGCGTCTGGACGGTCACCGGCCGGGAGACGGTGACCGAACGAGTACTCGAACTGCTCGACGACGCGGAGGAGGAGGTCGTCTTCATGACCGTCGAGTCGCTGCTGACCGACGAGGTCGTCGACCGCCTGGCCGCCGCGAGCGACCGCGGCGTCTCGATCCGGGTGTCGGGACTCTCCGACTCCGTCGGTGCGGTCCTCGACGAACGGGTTCCCGGCATCGAGACGTTTGACTCGATCTGGGTCGGATCGGACATGCCCGCCGGCCGCCTGCTGATGGTCGACCAGCAGCGTGCGCTCGTGAGCGTCCTCGTCGAGGGCGAGGGCGACCGACCGCTCGAACCGCGCGACGAGACCGCCATCTGGGGCGCCGGCGAGACCAACAGCCTCGTCGTCGTCCTCCGTGCGATATTCACCTGGCAACTCGACGGCGCCCGCGACTGA
- a CDS encoding cobyric acid synthase yields the protein MASTILVAGTASHVGKSTVAAGLCRLLADRSVAVAPFKAQNMSNNARAVPKAEAVTEAGSDTAFGEIGVSQYVQARAARVASTTDHNPVLLKPRGDSESQLVLDGEAVAHYEAGEYYDDHWERARETARRAHERLAADHDVVVAEGAGSIAEPNLRERDLANVETARFADARILLVADIERGGAFASLVGTVELLPADVRERVAGAVLTKFRGDASLLDPAIEEVEERTGVPILGVVPHDDPGLPAEDSVDLPAEGERAVRGRDDGVSDDRAVTVAVPRLPRISNFTDLEPLAREPGVRVAYLPLDADLADPEAAGAGTGRGADAVVLPGTKNTVDDLRALRAAGFPERLRAFDGPVVGLCGGYQMLGRRITNAGVESTDDLDTLEGIGLLPVETRFSTDKRVEEATRRIDGAGPLAGAAGRVSGYEIHMGETTPVDGPTADIDRPFPEGGTGAATDRTLGTYLHGLFENATAREAFVDSVFAHVGIERPESDAATLSPYDRAAALVGDNVDLGPLLPDR from the coding sequence ATGGCGTCGACGATACTCGTCGCGGGCACCGCAAGTCACGTCGGCAAGAGCACCGTCGCCGCGGGGCTGTGCCGGCTTCTCGCCGACCGGAGCGTCGCCGTGGCGCCGTTCAAGGCCCAGAACATGAGCAACAACGCCCGCGCGGTGCCGAAAGCCGAGGCCGTCACGGAGGCCGGGTCCGACACCGCGTTCGGCGAGATCGGCGTCTCGCAGTACGTCCAGGCCCGCGCGGCCCGCGTCGCGTCGACGACGGACCACAACCCCGTCCTGCTCAAGCCCCGCGGGGACAGCGAGTCGCAGCTCGTCCTCGACGGGGAGGCGGTCGCCCACTACGAGGCCGGCGAGTACTACGACGACCACTGGGAGCGCGCTCGCGAGACGGCCCGCCGCGCACACGAACGGCTCGCGGCCGACCACGACGTGGTCGTCGCCGAAGGCGCGGGCTCGATCGCCGAGCCGAACCTCCGCGAGCGCGACCTCGCGAATGTCGAGACCGCGCGGTTCGCCGACGCCCGGATTCTCCTCGTGGCGGACATCGAGCGCGGGGGCGCGTTCGCCAGCCTCGTGGGCACGGTCGAACTCCTGCCGGCGGACGTGCGCGAGCGGGTCGCGGGCGCGGTCCTGACGAAGTTCCGCGGCGACGCGTCGCTGCTCGACCCCGCGATCGAGGAGGTCGAGGAGCGGACGGGCGTCCCAATTCTGGGTGTCGTCCCCCACGACGACCCCGGGCTCCCGGCCGAGGACAGCGTCGACCTCCCCGCGGAGGGCGAGCGGGCCGTGCGGGGGCGCGACGACGGCGTGTCCGACGACCGGGCGGTCACCGTCGCCGTCCCGAGACTCCCGAGGATCTCGAACTTCACAGATCTGGAGCCGCTGGCCCGCGAACCCGGCGTCCGGGTGGCCTACCTGCCGCTCGACGCCGACCTCGCCGACCCCGAGGCGGCCGGCGCCGGCACCGGTCGCGGCGCCGACGCGGTGGTCCTCCCGGGCACGAAGAACACGGTCGACGACCTGCGGGCGCTCCGGGCGGCCGGGTTCCCCGAGCGACTCCGCGCGTTCGACGGCCCGGTCGTCGGCCTCTGCGGGGGCTACCAGATGCTCGGTCGGCGGATCACGAACGCCGGCGTCGAGAGCACCGACGACCTCGATACCCTCGAAGGTATCGGGCTGTTACCGGTCGAGACGCGGTTCTCGACGGACAAGCGGGTCGAGGAAGCGACCCGCCGGATCGACGGCGCGGGCCCGCTCGCGGGCGCCGCGGGGCGGGTCTCGGGCTACGAGATCCACATGGGCGAGACGACTCCGGTCGACGGCCCGACCGCCGACATCGACCGCCCGTTCCCCGAGGGCGGGACCGGCGCGGCGACCGACCGCACGCTCGGCACCTACCTCCACGGGCTCTTCGAGAACGCGACCGCCCGCGAGGCGTTCGTCGACAGCGTTTTTGCCCACGTGGGTATCGAGCGACCGGAGAGTGACGCGGCGACTCTATCCCCGTACGACCGGGCGGCCGCGCTCGTCGGGGACAACGTCGACCTCGGGCCGTTGCTCCCGGACCGCTGA
- a CDS encoding nucleotide-binding protein, whose protein sequence is MVEAFAVASGKGGTGKTTSTLALGMALAEEYDVTVVDADMGMANLLFHAGLADVETTLHDVLVEGGAPVEAAVYERHGMDVVPCGTNLADFEAADPARLREVVAALAADTDVLLLDSAATLSSRAAVLPVVLADRVVVVLEPTIPALSDGLKVQEYASSYGTETAGIVFNKVRDADAIERIAPKAERYFEGPTLATVPASERVRAARRNGRPLLAHAPDSEPARAYREAAATLSVRDGDSGAVADRFRSAVVPESP, encoded by the coding sequence ATGGTCGAGGCGTTCGCGGTCGCCAGCGGGAAAGGGGGGACCGGCAAGACCACGAGCACGCTCGCGCTGGGGATGGCGCTGGCCGAGGAGTACGACGTGACGGTCGTCGACGCCGACATGGGGATGGCGAACCTGCTCTTCCACGCCGGCCTCGCCGACGTGGAGACGACGCTGCACGACGTGCTCGTCGAGGGGGGCGCGCCCGTCGAGGCGGCCGTCTACGAGCGCCACGGGATGGATGTCGTCCCCTGCGGGACGAACCTCGCGGACTTCGAGGCCGCCGACCCCGCACGCCTGCGCGAGGTGGTCGCGGCGCTGGCGGCCGACACCGACGTACTCCTGCTGGACTCGGCGGCCACCCTCTCCTCCCGGGCCGCGGTCCTCCCGGTCGTGCTGGCCGACCGGGTCGTGGTCGTCCTCGAACCGACGATCCCCGCGCTGTCGGACGGGCTGAAAGTCCAGGAGTACGCCAGTTCCTACGGGACCGAGACGGCGGGGATCGTCTTCAACAAGGTGCGCGACGCGGACGCCATCGAGCGCATCGCCCCGAAGGCCGAGCGCTACTTCGAGGGGCCGACGCTGGCGACGGTGCCGGCCAGCGAGCGGGTGCGGGCGGCCCGGCGGAACGGGCGGCCCCTGCTCGCCCACGCCCCGGACAGCGAGCCCGCCCGCGCCTACCGCGAGGCGGCGGCGACGCTGTCGGTCCGGGACGGCGACTCGGGGGCGGTCGCCGACCGGTTCCGCAGCGCGGTCGTCCCCGAGTCGCCATGA
- a CDS encoding PKD domain-containing protein: MTPANEGRDSDGGQARNGGRTATRRGVLRAAGAGAAGVALGGISGTAAADEGTPPRLHTEGKWVRDADGEAVRLRGLATASMGFYEVEDTHPKTPTEVVGWASDPARGWYPNVVRLPVTQWDVDQLGVDALVSDVLRPVVDLLGERGTYAMIDYHLIRPYTEAASEDAGYDTSPDEIVRNFWGGVAPAFADDEHVLYELFNEPTYPIFWSDNGENVESPEAEWLLWRETAQPWVDMVREEAPETPIVIGSPSWTSRTNFAPEYPFEGENLVYAAHIYPDNGQPDEFDDTYGAPAEDVPVFVTEFGWDPYSDGLDYGTNTDWGQPFREWVESYDNMGWAAWCFDDSWAPAMFDSPGAGGADDWTLRSAPEEHGGFVRQWLAETSEEPIARLVPGKTQATEGDWVQFEARDASGADSHVSGLEWDLGNGAAGEGWWVDAQYDDPGQYEVQLTATNDAGESTTHGLAITVTELTDKVAKADPGATDVEVDEAVAFEARDTTGDDRWVDALAWEFGDGATAEGWWASHAYEAAGTYTVALTATDNTGHSTTHEVEITVE, from the coding sequence ATGACACCTGCGAACGAGGGTCGCGATTCCGACGGGGGACAGGCACGGAACGGCGGGCGGACGGCGACCAGGCGGGGCGTGTTGCGCGCCGCGGGCGCCGGGGCCGCGGGCGTCGCGCTCGGCGGGATCTCCGGTACCGCTGCGGCCGACGAGGGGACGCCGCCGCGGCTACACACAGAGGGCAAGTGGGTGCGAGACGCCGACGGCGAGGCGGTCAGGCTGCGCGGCCTCGCGACGGCGTCGATGGGGTTCTACGAGGTCGAGGACACCCACCCGAAGACGCCGACGGAGGTCGTCGGCTGGGCGAGCGACCCGGCCCGCGGCTGGTACCCCAACGTCGTCCGCCTGCCGGTCACCCAGTGGGACGTGGACCAGCTTGGCGTCGACGCGTTGGTCTCGGACGTGCTCCGGCCGGTGGTCGACCTGCTGGGCGAGCGGGGCACCTACGCGATGATCGACTACCACCTCATCCGCCCCTACACCGAGGCCGCCTCCGAGGACGCCGGCTACGACACCAGCCCGGACGAGATCGTCCGGAACTTCTGGGGCGGCGTCGCGCCCGCGTTCGCCGACGACGAACACGTCCTCTACGAGCTGTTCAACGAACCGACCTACCCGATCTTCTGGAGCGACAACGGCGAGAACGTCGAGAGCCCCGAGGCGGAGTGGCTGCTGTGGCGCGAGACCGCTCAACCGTGGGTGGACATGGTCCGCGAGGAAGCCCCGGAGACGCCCATCGTCATCGGGTCGCCCAGCTGGACCTCCCGGACGAACTTCGCCCCGGAGTACCCCTTCGAGGGCGAGAACCTGGTCTACGCCGCCCACATCTACCCGGACAACGGCCAGCCCGACGAGTTCGACGACACCTACGGCGCGCCCGCCGAGGACGTGCCCGTCTTCGTCACCGAGTTCGGCTGGGACCCCTACAGCGACGGCCTCGACTACGGCACCAACACCGACTGGGGCCAGCCCTTCCGCGAGTGGGTCGAGAGCTACGACAACATGGGGTGGGCCGCCTGGTGTTTCGACGACTCGTGGGCGCCGGCGATGTTCGACTCCCCCGGCGCGGGCGGCGCCGACGACTGGACGCTACGCTCGGCGCCCGAGGAACACGGCGGGTTCGTCCGCCAGTGGCTCGCCGAGACCTCCGAGGAACCCATCGCGCGTCTCGTACCGGGCAAGACCCAGGCCACGGAGGGCGACTGGGTCCAGTTCGAGGCCCGCGACGCCTCGGGCGCGGACAGCCACGTCTCCGGCCTGGAGTGGGACCTCGGGAACGGCGCCGCCGGTGAGGGCTGGTGGGTCGACGCCCAGTACGACGACCCCGGCCAGTACGAGGTACAGTTGACCGCGACGAACGACGCCGGCGAGTCGACGACCCACGGGCTGGCGATCACGGTCACCGAGCTGACCGACAAGGTCGCGAAGGCCGACCCGGGCGCGACCGACGTGGAGGTCGACGAAGCCGTGGCGTTCGAGGCCCGCGACACCACCGGCGACGACCGCTGGGTCGACGCGCTCGCGTGGGAGTTCGGGGACGGGGCGACCGCCGAGGGCTGGTGGGCCTCCCACGCCTACGAGGCCGCGGGGACCTACACCGTGGCGCTCACGGCGACGGACAACACGGGCCACTCGACGACCCACGAGGTCGAGATCACCGTCGAGTGA
- a CDS encoding TrmB family transcriptional regulator, whose amino-acid sequence MDDISNTDEAIELLQGLGLKEYEAKAFVALTRLPQATAKEISEVSEVPRTRVYDAVRVLETKGLVEIQHANPQQFRAVDIDEAAETLRAEYETKTDSLREALEGIEPAGDTDEADGTHEVWSLTGRAAIGNRTRQLLGEADEEAVLILGSEAVATESLFDSLASAETRDASIVVGTVTETLRDRVQAALPDAEVFVSELEWLRGSALDEDIEITRILLIDRSTILISTTHGSDEEADEQAVFGRGFDNGLVTIVRRLMATGLLPVDDPGTD is encoded by the coding sequence ATGGATGATATCTCGAATACGGACGAGGCGATCGAACTGTTACAGGGCCTCGGGCTCAAGGAGTACGAAGCGAAGGCGTTCGTCGCGCTGACGCGGTTGCCCCAGGCCACGGCCAAGGAGATAAGCGAGGTCTCGGAGGTGCCCCGCACCCGCGTCTACGACGCGGTGCGCGTGCTGGAGACGAAGGGGCTGGTCGAGATCCAGCACGCCAACCCCCAGCAGTTCCGCGCGGTCGACATCGACGAGGCCGCCGAGACGCTCCGGGCGGAGTACGAGACCAAGACCGACTCGCTGCGGGAGGCGCTGGAAGGCATCGAGCCCGCCGGCGACACCGACGAGGCCGACGGCACCCACGAGGTCTGGTCGCTCACCGGGCGCGCGGCCATCGGCAACCGGACCAGACAGCTCCTCGGGGAGGCCGACGAGGAGGCCGTCCTGATCCTCGGCTCCGAGGCGGTAGCCACGGAGTCGTTGTTCGACTCGCTCGCGTCCGCCGAGACCCGGGACGCCTCGATCGTCGTCGGGACGGTGACCGAGACGCTGCGGGACCGGGTCCAGGCGGCCCTCCCCGACGCCGAGGTGTTCGTCTCCGAGCTGGAGTGGCTCCGCGGGTCGGCCCTCGACGAGGACATCGAGATCACGCGCATCCTGCTGATCGACCGCTCGACGATCCTGATCAGCACGACCCACGGGTCCGACGAGGAAGCCGACGAACAGGCCGTCTTCGGCCGCGGGTTCGACAACGGCCTCGTCACCATCGTCCGACGCCTGATGGCCACCGGCCTGCTGCCCGTCGACGACCCCGGCACCGACTGA
- a CDS encoding DUF302 domain-containing protein: protein MTLPIDPAAIDPDDIGEAQATLEMDHDEAVAHVREVFTDAGMGVPVEFSPSELLNEKVDADRDPYHVLGACNPAIADRALDATDGKLGALMPCNVVVWEEEPGVQRVYHVSIMRIARLVGMAPDDEEMADIVAETGAIVDEAFENLG, encoded by the coding sequence ATGACCCTTCCAATCGATCCGGCGGCGATCGACCCGGACGACATCGGAGAGGCACAGGCCACGCTAGAGATGGACCACGACGAGGCCGTCGCACACGTCCGCGAGGTGTTCACCGACGCCGGGATGGGGGTCCCCGTCGAGTTCTCGCCGTCGGAGCTGCTCAACGAGAAGGTCGACGCGGACCGGGACCCCTACCACGTGCTGGGCGCCTGCAACCCGGCGATCGCCGACAGAGCGCTCGACGCGACGGACGGCAAGCTCGGCGCACTGATGCCCTGCAACGTCGTCGTCTGGGAGGAAGAGCCGGGCGTCCAGCGCGTCTACCACGTCTCGATCATGCGCATCGCTCGGCTCGTCGGGATGGCCCCCGACGACGAGGAGATGGCGGACATCGTGGCCGAGACCGGCGCGATCGTCGACGAGGCCTTCGAGAACCTCGGGTGA
- a CDS encoding DUF7344 domain-containing protein, which translates to MQTDSAVTTTEELLTAVADPRRRRILRYLRDTDGEAISVEELTDALADGCDTAAERDQLRVSAQHVHLPKLADAGIVVFDPRSGTVRYAGDERVAALLEFVAAELE; encoded by the coding sequence ATGCAAACCGACAGTGCGGTCACCACGACCGAAGAACTACTCACTGCCGTCGCTGATCCGAGGCGGCGCAGGATACTTCGCTACCTCCGGGACACGGACGGGGAAGCGATATCGGTCGAGGAGTTGACGGACGCACTGGCGGACGGCTGCGACACGGCCGCCGAGCGGGACCAGCTCCGCGTCAGCGCCCAGCACGTCCACCTGCCGAAACTGGCCGACGCGGGGATCGTGGTGTTCGACCCCCGGTCGGGGACCGTCCGCTACGCCGGCGACGAGCGCGTCGCGGCGCTTTTGGAGTTCGTCGCGGCGGAACTGGAGTAG
- a CDS encoding glycosyltransferase, translating into MRPRNAFPSDSPSLGRLRRAVRRLGAVAGSLRPRSAREAADAAAYVALVAAVVVAGYLQGGMTVVVAVPTVLGIGLGSIAVLQAVMACLSVSGMFGCSALALFGQRAVECDDRRPATGPTVTAVVPVHRDAAVLDRSVESLLAGRYEDLRVVVVAEPDDDASIERAREYAAREERVDLLVNTRYPGSKAGAINYAAEATDSEYLAVFDADERVDPRFVSTAVARLDDCDVVQGRTVPEPDGLVETVAYYESVVLGDLSKRLLTLVTDFTMAASRTVVMRRSAFEAVGGYDPAMLTEDYAFAFDCYEAGLDVEEVLSQASTIEGAHSVADWWGQRKRWMTGYAQTLHDLVAECRSPRNYRTLLAPLLCAGSVLGNVFMLSLVSKAAVLVVSGAATWLALPVATLAGAALALRVSDARRDRVDDVGLAWLATPLVLPLYSLVGIRAAVAYLFTWDGEWYSVAKGV; encoded by the coding sequence ATGCGTCCCCGAAACGCCTTCCCCTCCGATAGCCCCAGCCTCGGCCGTCTTCGCCGGGCGGTCCGCCGCCTCGGCGCCGTGGCCGGGAGTCTCCGTCCGCGTTCCGCCCGCGAGGCGGCCGACGCGGCGGCGTACGTCGCTCTCGTCGCCGCCGTCGTCGTCGCCGGCTACCTCCAGGGCGGCATGACCGTCGTCGTCGCGGTCCCGACCGTCCTCGGGATCGGGCTGGGCAGTATCGCCGTCCTCCAGGCCGTGATGGCCTGTCTGTCCGTCTCGGGCATGTTCGGCTGCTCGGCGCTGGCCCTGTTCGGCCAGCGCGCCGTCGAGTGCGACGACCGCCGCCCGGCGACCGGCCCGACCGTCACGGCCGTCGTCCCCGTCCACCGCGACGCCGCCGTCCTCGACCGCAGCGTCGAGAGCCTGCTCGCCGGCCGCTACGAGGACCTGCGGGTAGTCGTCGTCGCCGAGCCCGACGACGACGCGTCGATCGAGCGCGCCCGCGAGTACGCCGCCCGCGAGGAACGGGTCGACCTGCTGGTCAACACCCGCTACCCCGGCAGCAAGGCCGGCGCCATCAACTACGCCGCCGAGGCGACCGACTCGGAGTACCTGGCGGTCTTCGACGCCGACGAGCGGGTCGACCCCCGATTCGTCTCGACGGCCGTCGCCCGGCTGGACGACTGCGACGTGGTGCAGGGCCGGACCGTCCCCGAGCCCGACGGCCTCGTCGAGACGGTCGCCTACTACGAGTCGGTCGTGCTGGGCGACCTGAGCAAGCGGCTGCTGACGCTGGTGACCGACTTCACGATGGCCGCCAGCCGGACCGTCGTGATGCGCCGGTCGGCCTTCGAGGCCGTCGGCGGCTACGACCCCGCGATGCTCACCGAGGACTACGCCTTCGCCTTCGACTGCTACGAGGCCGGCCTCGACGTCGAGGAGGTGCTCTCGCAGGCCTCGACCATCGAGGGCGCCCACTCCGTCGCCGACTGGTGGGGCCAGCGCAAGCGCTGGATGACCGGCTACGCCCAGACGCTCCACGACCTCGTGGCCGAGTGTCGCTCCCCGCGCAACTACCGGACGCTGCTCGCCCCGCTGCTCTGTGCGGGCTCGGTGCTGGGCAACGTCTTCATGCTCTCGCTGGTCTCGAAGGCGGCCGTCCTCGTCGTCAGCGGCGCGGCGACCTGGCTCGCGCTGCCGGTCGCGACGCTGGCCGGCGCCGCGCTCGCGCTGCGGGTCAGCGACGCCCGCCGCGACCGGGTCGACGACGTGGGTCTCGCGTGGCTCGCGACGCCGCTCGTCCTCCCGCTGTACAGCCTCGTCGGCATCCGCGCCGCCGTCGCCTACCTGTTCACCTGGGACGGCGAGTGGTACAGCGTCGCCAAGGGCGTCTGA
- a CDS encoding FAD-dependent oxidoreductase gives MSERFVVVGGDAAGLSAAAKARRADPDREVVVLERGAWVSFGACGIPYYVKGEIPELEDLLVTSPEKLVGKYGIDLRRHHEVTAVDPEAGRVTVDGGGERYELAYDDLLLATGGHGATPDAPGGDLDGVFTVRSLDEGRALREYLTPGAGTRPGVPTPPTDRFHEHLGEVEAVAVVGANKIGLELVEAFDARGLAVHVVDDGAHVFERGPLTLPPFGPAAAGIVEERLRERGVELHLDSRVERFVGADGAVTAVETGDERIPVDAVLVDEGVEPNAELAAGAGIELGATGAIATDAYGRTSAPDVYAAGDCAEKHHHLLDEPVHLPLGLAANRGGRAVGATVAGTPTRVGPVVGTVVMKVFDLEVACSGVLDAETAREAGFDPVTETVTTISRAHYYPGGSRIVVEMAAGADDGRLLGAGLVGEEGCAHRVNAVATALHTDLTVGELADLDFGYSPPFGPVWDPVLTAAKAVDGDLG, from the coding sequence ATGAGCGAGCGGTTCGTCGTCGTCGGGGGCGACGCCGCGGGGCTGAGCGCGGCCGCGAAGGCCCGTCGCGCCGACCCCGACCGGGAGGTGGTCGTCCTCGAACGGGGGGCGTGGGTCTCGTTCGGCGCCTGCGGCATCCCCTACTACGTGAAAGGGGAGATCCCCGAGCTGGAGGACCTCCTGGTGACCAGCCCCGAGAAACTCGTCGGCAAGTACGGGATCGACCTCCGGCGCCACCACGAGGTCACCGCCGTCGACCCCGAAGCGGGTCGGGTGACCGTCGACGGGGGCGGCGAGCGCTACGAGCTGGCCTACGACGACCTGCTGCTGGCGACGGGCGGTCACGGGGCGACGCCGGACGCCCCCGGCGGGGACCTCGACGGCGTGTTCACCGTCCGGAGCCTCGACGAGGGGCGGGCGCTCCGGGAGTACCTGACGCCGGGCGCCGGGACGCGGCCGGGCGTCCCGACGCCGCCGACCGACCGGTTCCACGAACACCTCGGCGAGGTCGAGGCCGTCGCCGTCGTCGGCGCGAACAAGATCGGCCTCGAACTCGTCGAGGCGTTCGACGCGCGCGGGCTGGCGGTCCACGTCGTCGACGACGGCGCCCACGTCTTCGAGCGGGGGCCGCTGACGCTGCCGCCGTTCGGCCCCGCCGCCGCGGGGATCGTCGAGGAGCGGCTCCGCGAGCGCGGCGTCGAGCTCCACCTCGACAGCCGCGTCGAGCGGTTCGTCGGCGCGGACGGCGCGGTGACCGCGGTCGAGACCGGCGACGAGCGGATCCCCGTCGACGCCGTGCTCGTCGACGAGGGCGTCGAACCGAACGCGGAGCTGGCCGCCGGGGCCGGGATCGAACTGGGCGCGACCGGGGCTATCGCGACCGACGCCTACGGTCGGACGAGCGCGCCGGACGTCTACGCCGCCGGCGACTGCGCGGAGAAACACCACCACCTGCTCGACGAGCCGGTCCACCTGCCGCTCGGACTGGCGGCCAACCGCGGGGGGCGGGCGGTCGGCGCCACCGTCGCCGGGACGCCCACCCGCGTCGGCCCCGTCGTCGGGACGGTGGTGATGAAGGTGTTCGACCTGGAGGTGGCCTGCTCGGGCGTCCTCGACGCCGAGACGGCCCGCGAGGCCGGCTTCGACCCCGTCACGGAGACGGTCACGACCATCTCGCGGGCCCACTACTACCCCGGCGGGTCGCGCATCGTCGTCGAGATGGCCGCCGGCGCCGACGACGGCCGGCTGCTCGGCGCCGGCCTCGTCGGCGAGGAGGGGTGTGCCCACCGGGTCAACGCCGTCGCGACGGCGCTGCACACCGACCTCACCGTCGGGGAGCTCGCGGACCTGGACTTCGGCTACTCGCCGCCGTTCGGCCCGGTCTGGGACCCAGTGCTCACCGCGGCGAAGGCCGTCGACGGCGACCTGGGGTGA